From Desulfuromonas soudanensis, the proteins below share one genomic window:
- a CDS encoding tetratricopeptide repeat protein → MMEIRKLKKSLLKAELKRQRSKSKKHRWLVRGAACLLVLLIASGIAYYFNIDKVLDKDFARAEALVEEGEYQRAADSFRSLYDHHPGFARAPEALFQAGEIQNLYLKRYHEALLAYLLVEKDYPESVYFRRAQAQVADIYKNRLRDYSRAIVAYQKLLDGGAPNLDSVQYEVADIYFRMNNFEQARIEFESLLKNYPESPLVPEVHYRIGVAYSLEEAPAEAEEAFRAVIKEWPDSPYAVEARYGLAGVLEDQEQLRSALQVLEDLQGIYPNAEALAQRTEQVRERIRKKKKAI, encoded by the coding sequence ACCGCTGGCTGGTCCGCGGTGCGGCCTGCCTCCTGGTGTTGCTGATTGCTTCCGGGATCGCCTATTACTTCAATATCGACAAGGTTCTGGACAAGGATTTCGCCCGGGCCGAGGCGCTGGTCGAGGAGGGGGAGTACCAGCGGGCGGCCGATTCCTTCCGTTCCCTGTACGATCATCATCCGGGCTTCGCCCGGGCCCCGGAGGCCCTTTTCCAGGCGGGAGAAATCCAGAATCTTTACCTGAAACGCTACCACGAGGCGCTTCTGGCCTACCTGCTTGTGGAAAAGGACTACCCGGAGAGCGTTTACTTTCGCCGGGCGCAGGCGCAGGTGGCAGACATCTACAAGAACCGCCTTCGCGACTACAGTCGGGCGATCGTCGCCTATCAAAAACTTCTCGACGGCGGCGCTCCGAATCTCGACAGCGTACAGTACGAAGTGGCTGATATTTACTTTCGGATGAACAACTTCGAACAGGCACGGATTGAATTTGAAAGCCTGTTGAAAAATTACCCCGAAAGCCCCCTGGTCCCCGAGGTCCACTATCGCATCGGCGTCGCCTACTCCCTTGAGGAGGCGCCCGCCGAAGCCGAAGAAGCCTTTCGCGCCGTGATCAAGGAGTGGCCCGACAGCCCCTACGCCGTCGAGGCCCGCTACGGGCTCGCCGGAGTACTCGAGGACCAGGAACAGCTTCGCTCGGCCCTCCAGGTTCTGGAGGATCTTCAGGGCATCTATCCCAATGCCGAGGCCCTCGCCCAACGGACCGAGCAGGTCCGGGAGCGGATCCGCAAAAAGAAAAAAGCGATTTAG